From one Candidatus Sulfotelmatobacter sp. genomic stretch:
- a CDS encoding OmpA family protein: MKRPWRVVTLMLTAALCARAASAEPLGKYWTVTPFGGFTLFDSGLKFPGTNQLKDNAYLGGRVGYQAFKWGGIEAAGGFTPTEEDVASGGTNVDWMHLTGDLVATPWAGRYGGPFVFAGAGWGQLKPSSGGSKADQGLGEYGAGLNFWLNDGIGLRAEFRQLIWVPKDNGGTKTTFTVLGAGVTFALGAKARDTDGDGVPDKSDKCPDTPKGAKVDAEGCPHDADKDGVLDGLDQCPETPVGATVNQYGCPSDADKDGVFDGIDKCPNTPAGAKVDATGCPIDSDGDGVYDGLDQCANTPAGCKVDANGCPMDSDNDGVCDGLDKCPDTPAGAKVDATGCPIVVSEKETELLDTGMIRLHEVNFASGKAVLTPDSYPALDEVGQILSKWPELKIEVGGHTDSQGVPAKNQKLSEQRAQAVLDYLTKKFPDLKADQFTVKGYGQTKPIAPNNTALGRAKNRRVEFVVLNKEALKRETQKQNMLQK, from the coding sequence ATGAAGCGCCCATGGCGAGTCGTAACGCTGATGCTGACCGCGGCTCTATGCGCGAGGGCGGCTTCCGCCGAGCCGCTCGGGAAATACTGGACCGTCACGCCCTTCGGGGGCTTCACGCTGTTCGACAGCGGCCTCAAGTTCCCCGGCACGAACCAGCTGAAAGACAACGCCTACCTGGGCGGCCGCGTCGGCTACCAGGCGTTCAAGTGGGGCGGCATCGAAGCCGCGGGCGGTTTCACGCCGACCGAGGAGGACGTGGCGAGCGGCGGCACCAACGTGGACTGGATGCACCTCACCGGCGACCTGGTCGCGACGCCGTGGGCGGGCCGCTATGGCGGGCCGTTCGTCTTCGCCGGCGCCGGCTGGGGCCAGCTCAAGCCGAGCAGCGGCGGCTCCAAGGCGGATCAGGGTCTCGGCGAGTACGGTGCCGGGCTCAATTTCTGGCTCAACGACGGCATCGGCCTGCGCGCCGAATTCCGGCAGCTGATCTGGGTGCCGAAAGACAACGGCGGCACCAAGACCACCTTCACCGTGCTCGGCGCGGGCGTCACCTTCGCCCTTGGCGCGAAGGCGCGCGACACCGACGGCGACGGAGTCCCCGACAAGTCCGACAAGTGCCCCGACACGCCGAAAGGCGCGAAGGTGGACGCCGAGGGCTGCCCGCACGACGCCGACAAGGACGGCGTGCTCGACGGCCTCGACCAGTGTCCCGAAACCCCGGTCGGCGCGACCGTCAACCAGTACGGCTGCCCGAGTGACGCCGACAAGGATGGTGTGTTCGACGGGATCGACAAGTGTCCGAACACGCCGGCCGGCGCCAAGGTCGACGCCACCGGTTGCCCGATCGACAGTGATGGTGACGGTGTCTACGACGGCCTCGATCAGTGCGCCAATACGCCGGCGGGCTGCAAGGTGGACGCCAACGGCTGTCCGATGGACTCCGACAACGACGGCGTGTGCGACGGGCTCGACAAGTGCCCCGACACGCCGGCCGGCGCCAAGGTCGACGCCACCGGCTGCCCGATCGTGGTGAGCGAGAAGGAAACCGAGCTGCTCGACACCGGCATGATCCGGCTGCACGAGGTGAACTTCGCTTCGGGCAAGGCGGTGCTCACGCCGGATTCGTACCCGGCGCTCGACGAGGTCGGCCAGATCCTGAGCAAGTGGCCGGAGCTCAAGATCGAGGTCGGCGGCCACACCGACTCGCAGGGCGTGCCCGCGAAGAATCAGAAGCTGAGCGAGCAGCGCGCTCAGGCGGTGCTCGACTACCTGACCAAGAAGTTCCCCGACCTCAAGGCCGACCAATTCACGGTCAAGGGCTACGGGCAAACCAAACCGATCGCGCCGAACAACACCGCGCTCGGCCGCGCCAAGAACCGCCGCGTCGAGTTCGTGGTGCTTAACAAGGAAGCGCTGAAGCGCGAGACGCAGAAGCAGAACATGCTGCAGAAGTAA
- the eda gene encoding bifunctional 4-hydroxy-2-oxoglutarate aldolase/2-dehydro-3-deoxy-phosphogluconate aldolase, translating into MLPTRPEPAALTRLREQRFVAVIRAPSPEAALGAARAVAAGGIGLIEVTYSVPDAPRVMEQLAGRDDLVVGAGTVLSAMQARAALDAGAKFIIAPNLSIEVARIAREAGVMFCPGAYTTGEIVAASDAGAHVVKVYPVGVAGGPAYIQVIRDPLPHIPMLAAGGTHLDNVVPFLRAGCIGCGLGGALADPQLAVRGEFGEITRRAEAFVARLHAAQRAGEIEAPV; encoded by the coding sequence ATGCTTCCGACTCGCCCTGAGCCCGCGGCACTGACCCGCCTGCGCGAGCAGCGCTTCGTCGCGGTGATTCGCGCGCCCTCGCCCGAGGCGGCGCTGGGCGCGGCGCGCGCGGTGGCCGCCGGCGGCATAGGCTTGATCGAAGTCACCTACTCGGTGCCCGACGCGCCGCGCGTCATGGAGCAGCTCGCCGGGCGCGACGACCTGGTGGTCGGCGCGGGGACGGTGTTGAGCGCGATGCAGGCGCGCGCCGCGCTCGACGCCGGCGCGAAATTCATCATCGCGCCCAACCTGTCGATCGAGGTGGCGCGCATCGCGCGCGAGGCCGGCGTGATGTTCTGCCCCGGCGCCTACACCACCGGCGAGATCGTCGCCGCCAGCGACGCCGGCGCTCACGTCGTCAAGGTCTATCCGGTCGGCGTGGCCGGCGGCCCCGCCTACATCCAGGTGATCCGCGATCCGCTGCCGCACATCCCGATGCTCGCCGCGGGCGGCACCCATCTCGACAACGTCGTGCCGTTCCTGCGCGCCGGCTGCATCGGCTGCGGACTCGGCGGCGCGCTCGCCGATCCACAACTCGCCGTGCGCGGCGAGTTCGGCGAGATCACGCGGCGCGCCGAAGCGTTCGTGGCGCGGCTCCACGCGGCGCAACGCGCCGGGGAGATCGAGGCCCCCGTGTGA
- a CDS encoding amidohydrolase — protein MATLTHSAIDLNELVAVRRDLHMHPETAFEEVRTSGIVTEKLKVLGLTPRTGIGKTGVMATIQGGRPGKTVMLRADMDALPIHEENDVPYRSQTPGKMHACGHDCHTSILLAVAKQLVHDAPQLPGKVVLCFQPAEEWGGGAEAMIRDGALDYAKPDATFGMHVWQDLPVGTIGVTSGPFMAAVDEFAITVHGKGAHGAMPHLSSDPIVALAHIVTALQTIASRNTDPFREIVVSVTQLRAGTAFNIIPQNAWMNGTIRSFDPDVWKEIPGRVERIVKGVAEGMGCRAELKLDRMNRPTVNDSAMAELARGVAIEMVGADHVRSNVRTMGGEDFSAFLARVPGCFIAVGSRNESKGLVWDHHHPRFDVDEQVLALGAEMMLRTTRKFLGA, from the coding sequence ATGGCCACGCTCACTCACAGCGCCATCGACCTGAACGAGCTGGTCGCAGTCCGCCGCGACCTGCACATGCATCCCGAGACCGCGTTCGAAGAGGTGCGCACCTCCGGCATCGTCACCGAGAAGCTGAAGGTTCTGGGGCTCACGCCGCGCACCGGAATCGGCAAGACCGGCGTGATGGCCACGATCCAGGGCGGTCGCCCGGGCAAGACCGTGATGCTGCGCGCCGACATGGACGCCCTGCCGATCCACGAAGAGAACGACGTTCCCTACCGCTCGCAGACGCCCGGCAAGATGCACGCGTGCGGGCACGATTGCCACACTTCGATCCTGCTCGCGGTGGCGAAGCAGCTGGTGCACGACGCCCCCCAGCTCCCCGGCAAGGTGGTGCTGTGCTTCCAGCCCGCCGAGGAATGGGGCGGCGGCGCCGAAGCCATGATCCGCGACGGCGCGCTCGACTACGCGAAGCCCGATGCCACCTTCGGCATGCACGTGTGGCAGGACCTGCCGGTCGGCACCATCGGCGTCACCTCGGGCCCGTTCATGGCGGCGGTCGATGAATTCGCGATCACCGTGCACGGCAAGGGCGCGCACGGCGCCATGCCCCATCTCAGCTCCGATCCGATCGTCGCGCTCGCGCACATCGTGACCGCGCTCCAGACCATCGCCAGCCGCAACACCGATCCATTCCGCGAGATCGTGGTGAGCGTCACGCAGCTGCGCGCCGGGACCGCGTTCAACATCATTCCGCAGAACGCCTGGATGAACGGCACCATCCGCAGCTTCGATCCCGACGTCTGGAAGGAGATTCCCGGCCGGGTCGAGCGGATCGTGAAGGGCGTCGCCGAGGGCATGGGCTGTCGCGCCGAGCTCAAGCTCGATCGCATGAATCGCCCGACCGTCAACGACTCGGCCATGGCCGAGCTGGCGCGCGGCGTCGCGATCGAGATGGTGGGCGCCGATCACGTCCGATCCAACGTGCGCACCATGGGCGGCGAGGACTTCTCGGCGTTCCTGGCGCGCGTGCCGGGCTGCTTCATCGCGGTCGGCTCGCGTAACGAATCGAAGGGCCTGGTGTGGGATCACCACCATCCGCGCTTCGACGTGGACGAGCAGGTGCTGGCGCTCGGCGCCGAGATGATGCTGCGCACCACCCGGAAATTCCTCGGCGCGTGA
- the map gene encoding type I methionyl aminopeptidase has translation MCIETEAELEALIEAGRVVRRVLEDLRAAVRPGITTAALDAIGARTLRAQGARSAPRLVYGFPGDNCISVNDEIVHGVPSERALEAGDLVKLDVTAEKDGFMADAAITVPVGRVAARARALAEAAEHAFHAALREVRPGRRACDVGAAVEAAVRRRGFRVVRALTGHGIGRTIHEAPTIPNWGDPTERAWLEEGLVITLEPIISAGSADVVEGPDGWTLRTADGALAAHFEHTLVVRKGAPLLLTAA, from the coding sequence ATGTGCATCGAAACCGAAGCCGAGCTCGAGGCGCTGATCGAGGCCGGGCGCGTGGTGCGCCGCGTGCTGGAGGATCTGCGCGCGGCGGTGCGGCCCGGAATCACCACCGCCGCGCTCGACGCGATCGGCGCGCGCACGCTGCGGGCCCAGGGCGCGCGCTCGGCGCCGCGGCTGGTCTACGGATTCCCGGGCGACAACTGCATCAGCGTCAACGACGAAATCGTGCACGGCGTCCCTTCGGAGCGAGCCCTCGAAGCGGGCGATCTGGTGAAGCTCGACGTCACCGCCGAGAAGGATGGCTTCATGGCCGATGCCGCGATCACCGTCCCGGTCGGACGCGTGGCGGCACGCGCGCGGGCGCTGGCCGAGGCCGCCGAGCACGCGTTCCACGCCGCGCTGCGCGAGGTGCGGCCCGGCCGGCGGGCCTGCGACGTCGGCGCGGCGGTGGAAGCGGCGGTGCGGCGCCGTGGCTTCCGCGTGGTGCGCGCGCTCACCGGCCACGGCATCGGCCGCACGATTCACGAAGCGCCGACCATTCCCAACTGGGGCGATCCCACCGAGCGCGCCTGGCTCGAGGAGGGGCTGGTGATCACGCTCGAGCCGATCATCAGCGCCGGCTCCGCTGACGTGGTCGAGGGTCCCGACGGCTGGACCCTGCGCACCGCCGACGGGGCGCTCGCCGCGCACTTCGAGCACACCCTGGTGGTGCGAAAGGGCGCGCCGCTGCTGCTGACCGCGGCCTAG
- a CDS encoding AsmA-like C-terminal region-containing protein, whose translation MAAPRFTRVLLIVAGVLLAIVLVAWAALAILFPPAKVRALAQRQLGAALAREVRFDDASVSIFPPVRLRVAGLALAEPGGFANGAAFQTRTLNLDLDVLALIGGRVVVRRLDLDHPALHLVLRTDGTTNLDGLSKPPPAGAPPAKPMDFAVRELAIDGGRLLVDDVRNARRIACGLGTRLGLSSESGGKRLSLDGRTTLSNLAFGPLSARSTADLNSSLAKLEWKIEHAGKYDAGLQRLALTRLALEFGRTEIALRGVVDHPGPQAVVGLEAQGMGIDLGEILGFLSAADTHLLNGISGAGQLDFQLAVRGSVAGGAIPAVTGPLRLRDARFKYAGAPAAVEALQFTANFGGNSLDIGDLSARVASQPIRARLHVENFADPSLDLALQGNLDLAAIGPLVAPKDTKLAGRADVDVRVRGRARDPAAMNVDGRAKLAAVSVETPALPKKLEDLHGDIAFSQTRAQVTGLGARAGQSSFTLDGTVDRPLSMMAAQKSDGSFPTPAAAVKFDLRSPYLDAAEIMPSSGGAPVLPNATGGGNVSIGRLKNGALDVRNVAASVALAPAVLSVPSFAMDGYGGKIGGNARFDLTQPKSPAFDVKAKLDTLQADALLSAWTPAKGLLRGVLSTDLNLSGAGGTPEALKRTLTAVGLAALANGQLGPGPALEAIAQVTRIPDLKQMYFKDAKLPFKIERGRFVTDAGHLNGPYGEWLIAGGVGFDGALDYAVSITLPPSAVAALEAKSALAAGALADDQGRMLLDLKVAGSARAPRVTWDTDAMKARLMGRASAAIEEQRTRLEAEARAALVDRQQAAAESARAALQRLQGSAADSARTRITDVLKGFFAKTRKDSLAK comes from the coding sequence ATGGCCGCGCCGCGCTTCACTCGCGTTCTCTTGATCGTCGCCGGCGTTCTGCTGGCGATCGTGCTGGTGGCGTGGGCGGCGCTGGCGATCCTGTTCCCGCCCGCGAAAGTGCGCGCGCTGGCGCAGCGGCAGCTGGGCGCGGCGCTGGCGCGCGAGGTGCGCTTCGACGACGCCTCGGTTTCGATCTTCCCGCCGGTGCGACTCCGCGTCGCCGGCCTGGCGCTCGCCGAGCCGGGCGGATTCGCGAACGGTGCCGCCTTCCAGACCCGGACGCTCAACCTCGATCTCGACGTGCTGGCGCTGATCGGCGGCCGGGTGGTGGTGCGGCGCCTCGATCTCGACCATCCGGCGCTTCATCTGGTGCTGCGCACCGACGGCACCACCAACCTCGACGGTCTCTCGAAGCCGCCGCCCGCGGGGGCGCCGCCGGCGAAGCCGATGGACTTCGCGGTGCGCGAGCTCGCCATCGACGGCGGCAGGCTGCTGGTGGACGACGTAAGGAACGCGCGCCGCATCGCCTGCGGGCTCGGCACACGACTCGGCCTCTCGAGCGAGTCGGGCGGCAAGCGACTGTCGCTGGACGGCCGGACCACGCTCTCGAATCTGGCCTTCGGCCCGCTGAGCGCGCGCAGCACCGCCGATCTCAATTCGTCGCTGGCGAAGCTCGAGTGGAAGATCGAGCACGCCGGCAAGTACGACGCCGGACTTCAGCGGCTGGCCTTGACCCGCCTGGCGCTCGAATTCGGTCGCACCGAGATCGCGTTGCGCGGCGTGGTGGATCATCCCGGACCGCAGGCGGTCGTGGGCCTCGAAGCGCAGGGCATGGGAATCGATCTCGGCGAAATCCTCGGCTTCCTGTCCGCCGCGGACACGCACCTCCTGAACGGCATCTCGGGCGCGGGCCAGCTCGACTTCCAGCTCGCCGTCCGCGGCTCGGTCGCCGGCGGCGCGATCCCGGCGGTCACCGGGCCGCTGCGCCTGCGCGACGCGCGCTTCAAGTACGCGGGCGCCCCGGCGGCGGTCGAGGCGCTCCAGTTCACCGCGAATTTCGGGGGCAATTCGCTCGACATCGGCGATCTCAGCGCACGCGTCGCGTCGCAGCCGATCCGCGCGCGACTGCACGTCGAGAACTTCGCCGATCCGAGCCTGGACCTCGCGCTGCAGGGCAATCTCGACCTCGCCGCGATCGGCCCGCTGGTGGCGCCGAAGGACACCAAGCTCGCCGGCCGCGCCGACGTCGACGTGCGCGTCCGGGGCCGCGCCAGGGATCCGGCGGCAATGAACGTGGATGGCCGCGCCAAGCTCGCCGCGGTCAGCGTCGAGACCCCGGCGTTGCCGAAGAAGCTCGAGGACTTGCACGGGGACATCGCGTTCTCGCAGACGCGCGCGCAGGTGACCGGCCTCGGCGCGCGGGCCGGCCAGTCGTCGTTCACGCTCGACGGCACCGTGGACCGCCCGCTGTCGATGATGGCGGCGCAGAAGTCGGACGGCAGTTTCCCGACGCCGGCGGCGGCGGTGAAATTCGACCTGCGCTCGCCCTACCTCGACGCCGCCGAGATCATGCCGTCCTCGGGCGGCGCGCCGGTGCTGCCCAACGCCACCGGCGGCGGCAACGTGAGCATCGGGCGCCTGAAGAACGGCGCGCTCGACGTGCGCAACGTGGCGGCCTCGGTGGCGCTTGCGCCCGCGGTGCTGAGCGTGCCGAGCTTCGCGATGGACGGCTACGGCGGAAAGATCGGCGGGAACGCGCGCTTCGATCTCACGCAGCCGAAGTCTCCGGCTTTCGACGTGAAGGCCAAGCTCGACACCCTGCAGGCCGACGCGCTGCTCTCGGCTTGGACGCCGGCCAAGGGGCTGCTGCGTGGGGTACTGAGCACCGATCTCAATCTGTCGGGAGCGGGTGGAACGCCGGAAGCGCTCAAGCGCACGCTCACCGCGGTCGGCCTGGCGGCGCTCGCCAATGGCCAGCTCGGGCCGGGCCCGGCCCTCGAGGCGATTGCGCAGGTCACGAGGATTCCCGACTTGAAGCAGATGTATTTCAAGGACGCGAAGCTGCCGTTCAAGATCGAGCGCGGCCGCTTCGTGACCGACGCCGGCCACCTCAACGGGCCCTACGGCGAATGGCTGATCGCCGGCGGCGTGGGCTTCGACGGCGCGCTCGACTACGCCGTGAGCATCACGCTGCCGCCGAGCGCCGTGGCGGCTCTCGAGGCGAAGTCGGCGCTGGCGGCCGGGGCGCTCGCCGACGATCAGGGCCGCATGCTGCTCGATCTCAAGGTGGCGGGCTCGGCCAGGGCGCCGCGCGTGACCTGGGATACCGACGCGATGAAGGCGCGGCTCATGGGCCGGGCTTCGGCGGCGATCGAGGAACAGCGCACCAGGCTCGAGGCCGAGGCGCGCGCGGCACTCGTCGACAGGCAGCAGGCCGCGGCCGAGAGCGCGCGCGCCGCGCTGCAACGGCTGCAGGGGAGCGCGGCCGACAGCGCGCGCACGCGCATCACCGACGTCTTGAAGGGGTTCTTCGCGAAGACCCGGAAAGACTCGCTCGCGAAGTAG
- a CDS encoding kelch repeat-containing protein: MILFGGEALNDTWSLDLSGSPTWTQLITAHSPTARSGALMVYDSRRRQMILFGGNQGNSYVNDVWVLNLTGTPDWTPLTPAGSLPTARMAATGMYDPVRDRLLVFAGYPPATSGSTVWALSLGSAPSWDQLGVTGILPSPRWGAVGGYDPENDRFIITSGSATDDPAGTTDVWALSLGVSLQWTLMDPPGLHPQSRFIASAVYDRPNKRFLLFGGFGALGPLSDLWDLEDAGSGAWVSLGPAGPRPSARRNHMAVYDEQNSRMILFGGLNDATVVTNDLWSLQFPPAAPLLPEIDSFEPAGGQVGATVIIHGHHLDEVSGVSFNGVPATVFSAVPLQAQAQVPAGATTGRIRCTSATGFAESATDFFIGDPPVLLGAEPDSGGPRAQILLSGRNFTGATRVSFGGSSPTAFSVTSDTTILAFVGLNGTTGHVTVANPVGSSVGAFEFHVLAAIATPRLLPVRDVPNDQGGRVTLRWEASDFDEPSTGTITSYRVWRRAPAALSASPGDHVQAADYWEPLADLPAAFLPGYAYTAATPFDSTADANPYTAFFVQALTADRLTFYTSNVDSGYSVDNLAPPEPTPFVATYSASQAALHWRASRAADFREFRLYRGMGPSFPLAPQNLLVATQDTGYVDVAAGPNDYSYKLIALDIHGNASRAAMVSPETPVATLASLLSAEANATRIRLAWYSGDAPGALATVYRRQLDGDWQVVAQIVADGSGILRYEDHAIVAGQRYGYRLGIVDGGVVTFAGEVWLTAETPQFSMAAVWPNPASGGRFSVAFDLASAEAASLELWDVAGRRIDRREVGALGAGHHQLEFGGDTRLAPGVYLLRLSSAGRKLSSRVVLLN; encoded by the coding sequence ATGATTCTGTTTGGCGGTGAAGCGCTGAACGACACCTGGTCGCTCGATTTGTCCGGCTCTCCGACCTGGACACAGCTGATCACCGCGCATTCGCCCACGGCGCGCTCTGGCGCGTTGATGGTCTACGACTCTCGCCGTCGACAGATGATCCTGTTCGGCGGAAACCAGGGCAATTCCTACGTGAACGACGTGTGGGTGCTGAATCTCACGGGTACGCCCGACTGGACTCCGTTGACGCCCGCCGGAAGTCTTCCTACCGCCAGAATGGCTGCCACCGGCATGTACGATCCGGTTAGAGATCGTCTGCTCGTGTTCGCGGGGTACCCCCCGGCGACTTCGGGCTCGACCGTCTGGGCGCTCAGTCTCGGGAGTGCCCCAAGCTGGGATCAGCTCGGCGTGACAGGCATTCTTCCCTCGCCCCGGTGGGGCGCCGTCGGCGGGTACGATCCCGAGAACGACCGCTTCATCATCACCTCGGGTAGCGCCACCGATGATCCCGCCGGGACCACCGACGTGTGGGCCCTGTCGCTGGGCGTCTCGCTGCAGTGGACGCTGATGGATCCCCCAGGGCTTCATCCACAGAGTCGCTTCATCGCTTCTGCGGTCTACGATCGGCCGAACAAGCGGTTTCTCTTGTTCGGAGGATTCGGCGCGCTTGGCCCGCTCAGCGACCTTTGGGATCTGGAAGACGCGGGGTCGGGAGCGTGGGTCTCCCTCGGCCCGGCCGGACCTCGTCCGTCGGCACGGCGGAATCACATGGCCGTGTATGACGAGCAGAATAGCCGCATGATCCTCTTTGGTGGCCTCAACGACGCCACCGTCGTCACCAACGACCTTTGGTCCCTCCAATTCCCTCCGGCGGCCCCGCTGCTGCCCGAGATCGACTCTTTCGAGCCAGCGGGAGGCCAGGTGGGTGCGACCGTAATCATTCACGGACATCACCTGGACGAGGTCTCCGGAGTCTCATTCAATGGCGTACCTGCAACGGTCTTCTCTGCAGTTCCACTCCAGGCGCAGGCGCAGGTACCGGCGGGCGCCACCACCGGGCGCATTCGTTGCACCTCGGCGACGGGCTTCGCCGAGAGCGCCACCGATTTCTTCATAGGTGATCCGCCCGTGCTGCTTGGCGCGGAGCCGGATTCCGGCGGACCTCGTGCTCAAATCCTCCTATCCGGGAGAAATTTCACGGGTGCGACGCGCGTCTCGTTCGGCGGCTCGAGCCCGACCGCCTTCTCAGTGACCTCAGATACAACGATCCTCGCGTTCGTCGGACTCAACGGCACCACCGGGCACGTCACGGTCGCGAATCCGGTTGGCAGCTCCGTCGGGGCGTTCGAGTTCCATGTTCTGGCCGCGATCGCGACGCCCCGCCTGCTCCCGGTGCGAGACGTTCCCAACGATCAGGGTGGGCGCGTCACGTTGCGCTGGGAGGCGAGCGACTTCGACGAGCCTTCCACCGGCACCATCACCAGCTATCGCGTGTGGCGCCGCGCTCCGGCCGCGCTCTCGGCGTCGCCGGGCGATCACGTCCAGGCCGCGGACTACTGGGAGCCGCTCGCGGATCTGCCCGCGGCGTTTCTCCCAGGCTACGCGTACACGGCGGCCACGCCGTTCGACTCGACTGCAGACGCGAATCCTTACACGGCGTTCTTCGTGCAGGCGCTGACCGCGGATCGCCTCACCTTCTACACCTCAAACGTGGACAGCGGCTACTCGGTGGACAATCTGGCGCCGCCCGAGCCGACGCCGTTCGTCGCGACCTATTCCGCCTCACAGGCGGCGCTGCACTGGCGCGCCAGCCGCGCGGCCGACTTCCGCGAGTTCCGGCTCTACCGGGGGATGGGTCCGAGTTTCCCGCTGGCGCCGCAGAACCTGCTGGTGGCCACGCAGGACACCGGCTACGTCGACGTGGCCGCGGGGCCGAACGACTATTCGTACAAGCTGATCGCGCTCGACATCCATGGCAACGCGAGCCGGGCCGCGATGGTGTCGCCCGAGACGCCGGTGGCGACGCTCGCATCACTGCTGAGCGCCGAGGCGAATGCCACCCGCATCCGCCTCGCGTGGTACTCGGGCGACGCGCCCGGCGCGCTGGCGACCGTCTATCGCCGGCAGCTCGATGGCGATTGGCAAGTCGTGGCGCAAATCGTGGCCGATGGCAGCGGAATCCTTCGTTATGAAGATCACGCGATCGTCGCCGGCCAGCGTTACGGCTATCGGCTGGGCATCGTCGATGGCGGGGTCGTGACGTTCGCGGGAGAAGTGTGGCTCACCGCCGAGACGCCGCAGTTCTCGATGGCCGCGGTCTGGCCGAATCCGGCGAGTGGCGGGCGCTTCTCGGTGGCGTTCGATCTGGCGAGCGCGGAGGCCGCCTCGCTCGAGCTGTGGGACGTGGCCGGACGGCGAATCGACCGCCGCGAAGTGGGCGCCCTCGGCGCGGGCCACCATCAGCTCGAGTTCGGCGGCGACACGCGCCTCGCGCCCGGCGTTTATCTGCTGCGGTTGAGCTCGGCGGGCCGGAAGCTCAGCTCGAGGGTCGTGCTGCTGAACTGA
- a CDS encoding DUF2330 domain-containing protein, with protein sequence MLRFPRWFRHAPDTLVAALVLVLAVAPAHAFCGFYVASGDAKLFNRASQVVMVRDGDRTVLTMANDFRGEPSQFALVVPVPTVLERGQIHVGDRTVIDHLDAYSAPRLVEYFDPNPCAPVALEMEALKSRAADAPAAVGAAKRDQARGVTIEARYTVGEYDILILSAKESGGLERWLIDHGYRLPAGASRVLGIYLKQGMKFFVAKVNLGEQKRLGVVNLRPLQMAFESPRFMLPIRLGMVNADGEQELLVYALTRAGRVETANYRNVKLPSDMDVPLYVEKEFPRFYTAMFAHQVERENMAVVFTEYAWDMSWCDPCASPPLSNDELQKLGVFWLDDASNGATRVFMTRLHARYDRAHFPDDLVFQQTADTQNFQGRYVLRHPWAGDLSCPAAADYQRQLNERRAKEARALADLTGWDLGAIRARMAASGEPDLAVAEPKWWEKIWKN encoded by the coding sequence ATGCTTCGCTTCCCACGCTGGTTCCGGCACGCGCCTGACACCCTGGTCGCGGCGCTGGTTCTCGTCCTCGCCGTCGCTCCAGCGCACGCCTTCTGCGGCTTCTACGTCGCGAGCGGCGACGCGAAGCTCTTCAACCGCGCATCGCAGGTGGTGATGGTGCGCGACGGTGATCGCACCGTGCTCACCATGGCCAACGACTTCCGCGGCGAGCCCAGCCAGTTCGCGCTGGTGGTGCCGGTGCCGACCGTGCTTGAGCGCGGTCAGATCCACGTCGGCGATCGCACCGTGATCGATCACCTCGACGCCTATTCGGCGCCGCGGCTGGTCGAGTACTTCGATCCCAATCCCTGCGCGCCGGTGGCGCTCGAGATGGAGGCGCTGAAGTCGCGCGCCGCCGACGCGCCGGCCGCGGTGGGAGCGGCGAAACGGGATCAGGCGCGCGGCGTCACGATCGAGGCGCGCTATACCGTCGGCGAGTACGACATCTTGATTCTCTCGGCCAAAGAGAGCGGCGGGCTCGAGCGCTGGCTGATCGATCACGGCTACCGCCTGCCGGCCGGCGCCTCGCGCGTGCTCGGCATCTATCTCAAACAGGGCATGAAGTTCTTCGTCGCAAAGGTGAACCTGGGCGAGCAGAAACGGCTCGGCGTCGTCAACCTCCGTCCGCTGCAGATGGCGTTCGAATCGCCGCGCTTCATGCTGCCGATCCGGCTCGGCATGGTGAACGCCGACGGCGAGCAGGAGCTGCTGGTGTACGCGCTCACCCGTGCCGGCCGCGTCGAGACCGCCAACTACCGCAACGTCAAGCTGCCGTCCGACATGGATGTGCCGCTCTATGTCGAGAAGGAGTTTCCACGCTTCTACACCGCGATGTTCGCTCATCAGGTCGAGCGCGAGAACATGGCCGTGGTCTTCACCGAATACGCCTGGGACATGAGCTGGTGCGATCCGTGCGCGAGCCCGCCGCTGTCGAACGACGAGCTGCAGAAGCTCGGCGTGTTCTGGCTCGACGATGCGTCGAACGGCGCGACGCGCGTGTTCATGACGCGCCTGCACGCGCGCTACGATCGCGCGCACTTTCCCGATGACCTGGTGTTCCAGCAGACCGCGGACACCCAGAACTTCCAGGGCCGTTACGTGCTTCGCCACCCGTGGGCCGGCGACCTGAGCTGCCCGGCGGCCGCGGACTACCAGCGCCAGCTGAACGAACGCCGCGCCAAGGAAGCCCGGGCGCTGGCCGATCTCACCGGCTGGGATCTCGGCGCGATCCGCGCGCGCATGGCGGCGAGCGGCGAACCCGACCTCGCCGTCGCCGAGCCCAAGTGGTGGGAGAAGATCTGGAAGAACTGA